In Bifidobacterium scardovii JCM 12489 = DSM 13734, the genomic stretch TCCTCGGTTACGGCTCCCAGGGCCACGCGCATGCGCTGAACCTGCGCGATTCGGGTGTCGACGTGGTGGTCGGCCTGCGTCCGACCTCGAAGTCGGTCGAGTTCGCCAAGGAGCAGGGCCTCGAGGTCAAGTCGGTCGGCGACGCGGTCGCCGAGGCCGACGTGGTCATGATCCTGCTGCCTGACCAGTACCAGGCCAAGGTCTATAAGGAAGAGGTCGAGCCGAACCTGAAGCCGGGCGCCGCTCTGGCCTTCGCCCACGGCTTCAACATCCACTACGGCTACATCAAGCCTTCCGAGGATCACCCGGTCTTCATGGTTGCCCCGAAGGGCCCGGGCCACATCGTGCGTCGTGAGTACGCCGCCGGCCGTGGCGTCCCGGTCGTCGTGGCCGTCGAGCAGGACCCGGACGGCAAGACCTGGCCGCTGTGCCTGGCTTACGCCAAGGCCCTTGGCGCTCTGCGCGCCGGCGCCATCAAGACCACCTTCAAGGAGGAGACCGAGACCGATCTGTTCGGCGAGCAGGATGTCCTCATGGGCGGCATCAACCACCTGTGCGACATGGGCTTCGACGTGCTGACCGAGGCCGGTTACCAGCCGGAGATCGCCTACTTCGAGGTGTTCCACGAGCTGAAGATGCTGGTCGACCTGGCCAACGAGGGTGGCCTGAACAAGGCCCGTTGGTCCTGCTCCGACACCGCCCAGTACGGCGACTACACCTCCACGGTCATCACCGAGGAGACCAAGAAGCGCATGCAGTACCAGCTCAAGCGCATTCAGGACGGCTCCTTCGCCAAGGAGTTCATGGATGACCAGGCCGCCGGCGCCCCGAAGTTCAAGAAGCTGCAGGAAGAGTACTCTCACCCGCACCTTGAGACCGTCGGCCCGAAGCTGCGCGCCATGTTCTCTTGGAACAACGGCCCGGCCAAGGACCAGGACGAGGCTGAGTCCTTCACCGGCAAGATCGCTCGCGCCCAGGTGCAGTGATTGCTCCCGCTCCGGCTCCCGCTGCCGGGAGCCGTCAGCCGCAGGCTGACTGAGGGCGGTGCATAACGAGACCCGCCGTTCCCGTTCATTCGGGAGCGGCGGGTCTTTTGCGTGCCGGGCCGTGCGGCACGACGGTTGCCGGACGTTTACCGGACGCTTTCGGCCGTTATGGTGTGCCGCGCCTCATAAGTTCGCCTACTGCATCTGGCTCCCCTCTCGCAGGATGAGCTGGCCGCGAAGCAGTCTGAGGGGAGCCGGAATTACTAAACGAAGTGATGACGTGGAATACGTAGATAGCGTTCCGCGTTTATTCGCGGCGGAGGCACTCCCTATCGGCCTCCCGCATCTCGTCCAGTATCCTGGCCTCGTTGAGAATGGCCTCGTCCACGGTCTGAGCGTCCACAAGCCGAAGGTTTCGGTAGTGCGCATCGATGACGGTAACGGCGATGCCGTCCAACTTATCCCCCGGCTGCGCGGCTCTGCCCAGAATCGTTTCATAGCCGCTTTCGCGAAGGACGGAGATGATGTCATCGTCGCTCACCTTGTGCTTCGCCGCCATATCGGCGATGGTGGTATCACGGATTTCCAGATACGATATCGCATCGGGCAGGTCCATCGCCGCGGCATAGGTGAGGCAATCGTGAGCGGCGTCATACCGTTCCCGGCGGGTCATCAGCGCGTCGCCCTGCAAGTGCGCTATGTATTTGCTGTGCCCGTAGTCGATGAGTTTGCTCATGTCCTCTGCGTTCTTTACGGCGATGTCGTCCCAGTACCGGGAACGTTCCGCATTGCGTGGCACGCCATACCCATACCAGTAGAATGAGGCGATCGTACTCCGCGCATATCCGGCGACCGGGTCGTCGCACGACGCCGCATACAGCGTCCATCGGAACGCCTGATTGGCTTCGCGGAGGCCGCTTCCCCCGACTTCCCGGGCAATCTTCTCCTTGTGCTGGTACAGATCGCCGATGAGATATCTTGCCGAGTACCGCTGCAGGGCGTCCGCATTCGGATTCGCCGAGAGCACCCGGAGCCAGGCCTCGGCATATTCCGCATCGGCGTCCACGCCTTTGCCGTTCATATAGGCGTCGCCCAGCGTGTATTGCGACTGCGCGCACCCCTGCAAAGCGGCGGACCGATGCCAGCGCAGCGACTCCGCCAGATCCTGCGGCACATCCTTCCCCTTCTCATACCGACTCGCAAGTTCATACTGCGCCGATACGTCGCCGTTGCATGCCGCCTTGCGGTACCAATCCACCGCTTGAGCGGCGTCCTCATCGGTCCCGCAGCCGGAATCGTATAGCTGACCCAGCAGGTATTGGGCTGCGGGATACCCCAGGAGCGCGGCCTCGCGGCATAGTTCGAATGCCTTGTGCGGGTTTTGTCCCACGCCATCGTCGCCGGCTTGGTATCGTTTGGCGAGATCGTACAGTTCTTCGGCTTCTCTCATGGTCGCTTCCTTGTCGGCGGACATCAACGGCGTCGGTGTGTCCCCAAACCGCCCAGAGGCACGGTGATCGTCGGAAACTCCGTCCTGAAACAGGCTTTCGGAGTCCATCGTCATATGCATTTTATCAGCATCGCTCGCGTCGACCCTTCTCAGGCTCCGGTACCGTCTGCGGCGGGACTTGTCCACGCTCCAATAGTGAGCTGGCTCACGTTGTGGACGGCGAAGGGGCTGCGGCGGCGTTCCCGGTAGGATAGGTGTCAGTTTGCGGGACAAAATCCCGCCACGCTTGAGACCGCTCGGGCCGGTAGCCCGGGCGCCTAAACGCGCAGTGTGTACAACTACATAATGCGCAACCACACAACACCGTGTGCCGGCAACAATGACGGTACGCAAGTAAAGGAGTGCTTACATGGCTGCACAAATCTGGTACGAGAACGATGGCGATCTGTCCGTGCTCGAAGGCAAGAAGGTCGCGATCATCGGTTACGGTTCCCAGGGTCACGCGCATGCGCTGAACCTGCGCGATTCGGGTGTCGACGTGGTGGTCGGCCTGCGTCCGACCTCGAAGTCGGTCGAGTTCGCCAAGGAGCAGGGCCTCGAGGTCAAGTCCGTGGCCGAGGCGTCCGCCGAAGCCGACGTGATCATGATCCTGGCCCCGGATCAGTACCAGCGTACGATCTGGGCCAACGACATCGAGCCCAACATCAAGCCGGGCGCCGCTCTGGCCTTCGCCCACGGCTTCAACATCCACTACGGCTACATCAAGCCCACTGAGGACCATCCGGTGTTCATGGTCGCGCCGAAGGGCCCGGGCCACATCGTGCGTCGTGAGTACGCCGCCGGCCGTGGCGTCCCGGTCGTCGTGGCCGTCGAGCAGGACCCGGACGGCAAGACCTGGCCGCTGTGCCTGGCTTACGCCAAGGCCCTTGGCGCTCTGCGCGCCGGCGCCATCAAGACCACCTTCAAGGAGGAGACCGAGACCGATCTGTTCGGCGAGCAGAACGTGCTGCTCGGCGGCGTGAACAAGCTCGTCGAGATGGGCTTCGAGGTGCTGACCGACGCCGGTTACCAGCCGGAGATCGCCTACTTCGAGGTGTGCCACGAGCTCAAGATGATCGTCGACCTCATGAACGAGGGCGGTCTGAACAAGGATCGCTGGTCCTGCTCCGACACCGCCCAGTACGGCGACTACGTCAACACCTGCATCGACGAGCACGTCCGCGAGCGTATGGAGTACCACCTCAAGCGCATCCAGGACGGCTCCTTCGCCAAGGAGTTCATCGACGACCAGGATGCCGGCGCCCCGAAGTTCAAGGCCCTGCAGGAGGAGTACTCCAACGTGCGCATCGAGACCGTCGGCCCGAAGCTGCGCGCCATGTTCTCCTGGAACAAGGACGGCGTGAAGGATGCCGATGAGGCCAACTCCTTCACCGGCAAGATCGCCCGCGCCCAGGTGCAGTGAGCGACCGGTGATCGGTTGAATCCCCAGCCGTGCCGATAACGGCATGGCCGCGTCGAGCCGCCCCGCGCAATGCGGGGCGGCTCTTGCGTATCGGCGAAGGCGATGCGTTGCCGTCGCCGAGTGCCCTACCTCGTATATGATCGATCCGTTCATTATGTTTGGCTCCCCTCCTGGAGGCTGAGCCGTGAAGCAAACAGCGGAGCTGTTTGCAGGCGAAGGCGAGGCAGCAGCCGAGCAGACAAGGCTGCGGCCGTAAGGCCGTCCTCAATTGCAGGACGAGCCGGCCGCGAAGCGGCCTGAGGGGAGCATTACCGCGAACACCTGAATCAAGCCGATTCGCATGCTCTCCCCTCAGTCGGCTACGCCGACAGCTCCCCTCGGAGAGGGGAGCCGGAATTACTAAACGAATTAACGACGCGAACTACTAGACTGGATCACGGCATGATCCAGACCGTGCAGTCGAGAAAAGAGAACGCCATGGCCGATACCGTCGATACCGCTGATACCGCCGAACCGTCCGCAGCGGCGGTCGGTCCCGATGGGCGGCCGTGCTGCCGATACGACTTCTACGCGGCCGGGCCGTTCTTCGACGACCGGGAGGTCTCCAGCATGGAAGGCTTGGAACGGGTGCTCGAGGAGCGCGGCAAGGTGCTGTTCAAACCGCGGTTTGCCAGTGACATCAGCGTGGTCGGCCCGCGTCAATGCTTCGAGGATGATTGCGGAGGCATCCTCGCCTCGCGCGCGGTGATCGCCAACCTCATCGACGACGATCCGGGCACGATGTTCGAGATCGGATTCGCCTACGGGCATGGCATACCCGTCTATGGCTACCATGACGGGCTGCAGCCGGGCGGATCGGTGAATCTGATGATCGCGCAGTCGGTTCGGGCCATTTTCGCCGGTCCCGATGATCTTGCCCATTGGCTGGATACCGGCGAACACGCCGATCTGCCGATCCGGCAGTTCTGACCGGCTTCCTTGGGCGCCTGATACGCGTCCGATATACGCCTGATCGGTGCATATCGGCCTGACGCAAGGCGAAATGGTCCGCGTGCGTGCGCCGATCCGCGGTCACGGCGGGCCCATTGTTCACAGGATGCGAGTTGTCGGTGCGCGGGTGTCTTGAAACACCGATTATTTGGCCTTTTCAAGGATGAAAATCGCCGTTGCAACCGGTTCCACTACTACCCGGCGCACCGACAACTCGATACTACGCTGCATGCGAGGTCGCAAATGGTTGCCTCGCGGTCACGGCAGGGTCACAACGTGGCTCGGAACGGCCACGCGGGCAGCCCGTCGCCATTGCACAGCGGCGCCGGACCCCAGCTACGCCACGCATAGCGCACCGCAACCGGATCGGGCGCTTCCGCGGCCGTGACGGTGACCGTATCCCCGTCAATCGTGGCGGCCGCAGGGTGGAAGACGCCGTCGCCGCTGGCAAGTTCGAACCCCGAGTCCTCCGCATGACGATAAGTCGTTCCCGACTGGTTTTCCGGCGTGTCACGGCCGGAGGCTCCGCGCACATGCCGTTGCGTGCCCGGAACCGTGCCGTCGAATCGCAATCCCGCCGCATGGGCGAAACACAGCGTGACGGTGTGCGGTGCGGAACAGACGGATGGCGTCTGCCCCGAAACCGTTGCCGCAGCCGTGGCAGCCGTGCCAGCCGTAGCAGCCGTGGCGGCCGCAGCAATCAGTGTC encodes the following:
- the ilvC gene encoding ketol-acid reductoisomerase — encoded protein: MLARHHRYLYKGVPIMAATIWYEKDADLSVFDGKKVAVLGYGSQGHAHALNLRDSGVDVVVGLRPTSKSVEFAKEQGLEVKSVGDAVAEADVVMILLPDQYQAKVYKEEVEPNLKPGAALAFAHGFNIHYGYIKPSEDHPVFMVAPKGPGHIVRREYAAGRGVPVVVAVEQDPDGKTWPLCLAYAKALGALRAGAIKTTFKEETETDLFGEQDVLMGGINHLCDMGFDVLTEAGYQPEIAYFEVFHELKMLVDLANEGGLNKARWSCSDTAQYGDYTSTVITEETKKRMQYQLKRIQDGSFAKEFMDDQAAGAPKFKKLQEEYSHPHLETVGPKLRAMFSWNNGPAKDQDEAESFTGKIARAQVQ
- a CDS encoding tetratricopeptide repeat protein, which gives rise to MTMDSESLFQDGVSDDHRASGRFGDTPTPLMSADKEATMREAEELYDLAKRYQAGDDGVGQNPHKAFELCREAALLGYPAAQYLLGQLYDSGCGTDEDAAQAVDWYRKAACNGDVSAQYELASRYEKGKDVPQDLAESLRWHRSAALQGCAQSQYTLGDAYMNGKGVDADAEYAEAWLRVLSANPNADALQRYSARYLIGDLYQHKEKIAREVGGSGLREANQAFRWTLYAASCDDPVAGYARSTIASFYWYGYGVPRNAERSRYWDDIAVKNAEDMSKLIDYGHSKYIAHLQGDALMTRRERYDAAHDCLTYAAAMDLPDAISYLEIRDTTIADMAAKHKVSDDDIISVLRESGYETILGRAAQPGDKLDGIAVTVIDAHYRNLRLVDAQTVDEAILNEARILDEMREADRECLRRE
- the ilvC gene encoding ketol-acid reductoisomerase, coding for MAAQIWYENDGDLSVLEGKKVAIIGYGSQGHAHALNLRDSGVDVVVGLRPTSKSVEFAKEQGLEVKSVAEASAEADVIMILAPDQYQRTIWANDIEPNIKPGAALAFAHGFNIHYGYIKPTEDHPVFMVAPKGPGHIVRREYAAGRGVPVVVAVEQDPDGKTWPLCLAYAKALGALRAGAIKTTFKEETETDLFGEQNVLLGGVNKLVEMGFEVLTDAGYQPEIAYFEVCHELKMIVDLMNEGGLNKDRWSCSDTAQYGDYVNTCIDEHVRERMEYHLKRIQDGSFAKEFIDDQDAGAPKFKALQEEYSNVRIETVGPKLRAMFSWNKDGVKDADEANSFTGKIARAQVQ
- a CDS encoding nucleoside 2-deoxyribosyltransferase; its protein translation is MIQTVQSRKENAMADTVDTADTAEPSAAAVGPDGRPCCRYDFYAAGPFFDDREVSSMEGLERVLEERGKVLFKPRFASDISVVGPRQCFEDDCGGILASRAVIANLIDDDPGTMFEIGFAYGHGIPVYGYHDGLQPGGSVNLMIAQSVRAIFAGPDDLAHWLDTGEHADLPIRQF